The sequence TGTCGAACTCAATTTTTGCGTCGACCAATCTTATCCTGTAATCTCCTTCGGGTACGATGAAGGAGTTCTCTTTATTACCTCTCACGTTGTCTATTCTACTTACATAATTTTGATGATGCGGACATTGGCTCATGAACTCCGGGCTTCAGCACATCGGCGGCCTCAGCGGCTTCCATCAATGAAGCGCATTTACTCGCTCACTGATGGCGGATATTCCTTATTACACATTGTCAATAACGATTATACCAGAGAGGCCGCCCGTGGTTCCAGACATTTCTCTTGTTGTTCTCCCTTTTTGTCGCACAACTATGTCTAGTCGAGATTGCGAGTAACTTACTCTCGATGTCTCGGCGCTCTTCGTGATAGAACGTAGCGCTTCATGACTGCAGCAGATCAGTCTCCGGTCCCTTGTGAAGCATTTTCTCTTCGAAGACCCGAAGATTTTCCTCGTGGAGCCGAGCAAACTCACTCCCAAAAACCCGATACAGATCAACGGCCCTCTTCGCAGCCCACTGAATCGCATCCTCATTATCGCTGTCGGTAAGAATGCTTGCTTCCCGATAGATGGCAACCCGTGACGCTCGACGCTCTTCCAAGCGCTCCCACGACAACGGTTCTCCGAACTGCTGCTCGATATCAGCCCGGTTCTCCTGCAGGCGGTCGAAGCAATTCTTGACACTCTGTGCTGTCGACCCATCCAGGTAGAGCTCGATGCGAAACCGTCCCTGCCTAACAAAGGCTCCCACAATGTTGGCTGTCACGATGCCGTCTGTCTCCATTGACGCAAGTGTATGCCAGTTTTGACCTTGCGGACTGAGGTTGCGATGTGGGAACCCCTCCGCGTCGACAAGCTTCGCGTTTACGCGGCTAAAGAACGCAATGTAGGCCTGTTGGCGGTCGTCCGTTCGAACAAACATCAGGCGCTTTTCCGACATGCTGAGAGACTGGGCCTTCCAGCCTTGCGCGAGCCACGCTGCTGCTTGAGGCTTTGACGGATCGTTGGCCCACCACGCGCGATATTGATAGGCAGAACCCGGAAGCTTTTCGTTCAATAGTCTCTCGATCTCTTCAAAGGGCATTATGCAAGTCTGCACCGTGAGCGGAAGCTCAGCAAGATGCACGGACAAAGCTGCATACTTGCCTTGAGGCGCTGAATCTTCCTCGCCTTTGTTCTCATATGGAGGATTTGCAATGACGATATCAAACTCTGCCGACGACTTGGGTTGCTCCGCGGGTTCTTTCTCCACAGCCGGAACTGAAGATGACGTTTGTTCTAAGGTGGCGGGCTTTACTGGCTGGTGCCTTTCCAGCCATCCTGCCGCGAGTTTGATGTCGGCTCGTTCTTTGGCGGTTACGTCTCCTCTGAAATGAGCAAGCTTATTCCGAGCGTCACGCACAGTGTTCAAAAGTTTGCGGAGACTC is a genomic window of Roseimicrobium gellanilyticum containing:
- a CDS encoding DUF4268 domain-containing protein, coding for MTPSLKDLLPPDQQPLTAQLHEPVLEAIDRLRAHEYNQLPVVDDQGRCRGEVVTHETILHAVQAFDVKPSELRVKDAIKQVKTYDAEDDLLTTLDVIQRNDFALIVGEDDRLIGIVTTADTTAYFHKYAGDLMMIEGVEESVKEAIEILYGGLQSQELTEAIETVTDRAAETRKKLPGAIRAYLNKVGLSSPPNTDDKDALAAAEASLKLQKAGKAFDRLSFDEFTEILLRHSKAPRVGDTTGVESLRKLLNTVRDARNKLAHFRGDVTAKERADIKLAAGWLERHQPVKPATLEQTSSSVPAVEKEPAEQPKSSAEFDIVIANPPYENKGEEDSAPQGKYAALSVHLAELPLTVQTCIMPFEEIERLLNEKLPGSAYQYRAWWANDPSKPQAAAWLAQGWKAQSLSMSEKRLMFVRTDDRQQAYIAFFSRVNAKLVDAEGFPHRNLSPQGQNWHTLASMETDGIVTANIVGAFVRQGRFRIELYLDGSTAQSVKNCFDRLQENRADIEQQFGEPLSWERLEERRASRVAIYREASILTDSDNEDAIQWAAKRAVDLYRVFGSEFARLHEENLRVFEEKMLHKGPETDLLQS